In Pangasianodon hypophthalmus isolate fPanHyp1 chromosome 29, fPanHyp1.pri, whole genome shotgun sequence, one genomic interval encodes:
- the gga3b gene encoding ADP-ribosylation factor-binding protein GGA3 isoform X2, translated as MAYQEGETLESWLNKATHPTNRQEDWEYIIGFCDQINKELEGPQIAVQLLVHKIHSPQEWEALQALTVLEACMKNCGRRFHNEVAKYRFLNELIKVVSPKYMGEGVSERVKTKIIEMLYSWTVAFPNEAKISEAYQTLRRQGLISSDPELTADKTLIPSPPSRPKNPVFDNEDMGKLLAELLRSKNPEDLQEANRLIKNMVKEDDARVQKMTKRMHTLEEVNNNVKLLSEMLSHYDRDRSSDADRDLIKELYERCDKLRRTAFKLATETEDHDTSLGEILQASDELERVISLYKKVVKGETDGGDTEEQKPALGKGCETDTLIDLGGLDEPPAPQTAPPVQVSRAPLTNQTACSIPVIPPPPRRLAGGSASQTSSPIHKASEPSPAHSLLDDELLSLGLNEPPPVQSRPKLEDVSNQWTSLQAPAPPGLDLFSGGAAAPGTMFPPTHTSGHPTHPAHPDMVTQGLQDLTMLNLGDVKSVSGQPVMAAGVGLGFAVPSSLSSSNPFISSTMPGSPLRSLQGTPARSEASLSNLHVPLDSIKTSKALPVTAYDKDGVRVLLHFGTECPPGRPDVLVMVVSMLNTAPLAVKNIELQAAVPKSMKVKLQSPSGAELAPFNPVLPPSSITQVMLLANPLKEKVRLRYKLMFLLGERQYCEVGELDQFPPPERWGNL; from the exons ATGGCGTACCAGGAAGGCGAGACGCTCGAATCGTGGCTTA ACAAAGCCACTCACCCAACTAACAGGCAGGAGGACTGGGAGTACATCATCGGCTTCTGTGACCAGATCAACAAGGAACTGGAAGG tcCGCAGATCGCTGTACAGCTTCTTGTTCACAAAATCCACTCACCTCAGGAATGGGAGGCTCTCCAGGCATTAACT GTGTTGGAGGCCTGCATGAAGAACTGTGGGAGACGGTTTCACAACGAAGTGGCCAAATACAGGTTTTTAAATGAGCTCATCAAAGTGGTCTCCCCCAAG TACATGGGAGAAGGCGTCTCTGAGAGAGTGAAGACTAAGATTATTGAAATGCTGTACAGCTGGACTGTAGCGTTCCCTAACGAGGCCAAAATAAGTGAAGCGTACCAAACACTGAGGAGACAAG GACTCATCTCATCAGACCCCGAGCTGACGGCTGATAAAACTCTGATCCCGTCTCCACCTTCTCGCCCCAAAAACCCAGTGTTCGACAACGAGGACATGGGCAAG ttgTTGGCGGAGCTGCTCCGGAGTAAGAACCCTGAGGATCTGCAGGAGGCCAACAGGCTGATCAAGAACATGGTGAAGGAG GACGATGCTCGGGTTCAGAAAATGACCAAACGCATGCACACGCTGGAGGAGGTAAACAATAATGTCAAGCTATTGAGTGAAATGCTGAGTCATTACGACCGAGACAGGTCATCAGACGCAGACCGTGACCTCATCAAG GAGCTGTATGAGCGCTGCGACAAACTGAGACGCACGGCATTCAAACTGGCCACGGAGACAGAGGACCACGACACTAGTTTAG gtgaAATTCTTCAGGCCAGTGATGAGCTGGAGAGAGTTATAAGCCTGTATAAGAAGGTTGTAAAGGGCGAGACAGATGGAGGAGACACTGAGGAACAGAAACCAGCACTCGGGAAAG GTTGTGAGACAGACACACTCATTGATCTCGGTGGTCTGGATGAACCCCCTGCTCCCCAGACAGCTCCGCCCGTTCAAGTCTCCAGAGCACctttgaccaatcagactgcCTGCAGCATTCCGGTGATCCCGCCCCCTCCCCGCCGATTGGCTGGAGGATCTGCCAGTCAGACCAGCAGCCCGATTCACAAAGCCTCAGAGCCATCACCAGCCCACTCTCTGCTCGACGATGAGCTGCTGTCCCTAG GGTTGAATGAACCTCCTCCGGTACAGAGCAGACCAAAACTGGAGGACGTGTCCAACCAGTGGACGTCTTTACAG gcTCCGGCTCCTCCTGGACTCGACCTGTTCTCTGGTGGAGCAGCAGCACCAGGCACCATGTTTCCTCCTACACACACCTCAGGACACCCCACACACCCCGCACACCCTGACATGGTGACTCAGGGGCTGCAGGATCTCACCATGCTGAACCTGGGAGATGTGAAGAG TGTCTCAGGTCAGCCCGTCATGGCCGCAGGTGTTGGTTTGGGTTTCGCCGtgccctcctctctctcctcctccaatCCGTTTATCAGCTCCACCATGCCCGGCTCGCCCCTGCGCTCTCTACAGGGAACCCCTGCGCGCTCTGAGGCATCCCTCAGCAACCTGCATGTTCCCCTGGACTCCATCAAAACCA gtaaggCTCTTCCTGTGACTGCGTACGATAAAGACGGAGTGCGTGTCCTCCTGCACTTTGGCACTGAGTGTCCTCCTGGGAGACCGGATGTCCTCGTCATGGTGGTGTCCATGCTGAACACGGCTCCTCTCGCAGTGAAGAACATCGAGCTACAGGCTGCAGTGCCGAag TCTATGAAGGTGAAGCTTCAGAGTCCATCAGGAGCCGAGCTGGCGCCCTTTAACCCCGTCCTGCCCCCTTCCTCCATCACACAGGTCATGCTTCTCGCTAACCCGCTTAAG gagaaGGTGCGTCTGCGCTATAAGCTGATGTTCCTCCTCGGTGAGAGACAGTACTGTGAAGTGGGTGAGCTGGATCAGTTTCCTCCGCCAGAGAGATGGGGAAACCTGTag
- the gga3b gene encoding ADP-ribosylation factor-binding protein GGA3 isoform X3: MGEGVSERVKTKIIEMLYSWTVAFPNEAKISEAYQTLRRQGLISSDPELTADKTLIPSPPSRPKNPVFDNEDMGKLLAELLRSKNPEDLQEANRLIKNMVKEDDARVQKMTKRMHTLEEVNNNVKLLSEMLSHYDRDRSSDADRDLIKELYERCDKLRRTAFKLATETEDHDTSLGEILQASDELERVISLYKKVVKGETDGGDTEEQKPALGKGCETDTLIDLGGLDEPPAPQTAPPVQVSRAPLTNQTACSIPVIPPPPRRLAGGSASQTSSPIHKASEPSPAHSLLDDELLSLGLNEPPPVQSRPKLEDVSNQWTSLQAPAPPGLDLFSGGAAAPGTMFPPTHTSGHPTHPAHPDMVTQGLQDLTMLNLGDVKSVSGQPVMAAGVGLGFAVPSSLSSSNPFISSTMPGSPLRSLQGTPARSEASLSNLHVPLDSIKTSKALPVTAYDKDGVRVLLHFGTECPPGRPDVLVMVVSMLNTAPLAVKNIELQAAVPKSMKVKLQSPSGAELAPFNPVLPPSSITQVMLLANPLKEKVRLRYKLMFLLGERQYCEVGELDQFPPPERWGNL; encoded by the exons ATGGGAGAAGGCGTCTCTGAGAGAGTGAAGACTAAGATTATTGAAATGCTGTACAGCTGGACTGTAGCGTTCCCTAACGAGGCCAAAATAAGTGAAGCGTACCAAACACTGAGGAGACAAG GACTCATCTCATCAGACCCCGAGCTGACGGCTGATAAAACTCTGATCCCGTCTCCACCTTCTCGCCCCAAAAACCCAGTGTTCGACAACGAGGACATGGGCAAG ttgTTGGCGGAGCTGCTCCGGAGTAAGAACCCTGAGGATCTGCAGGAGGCCAACAGGCTGATCAAGAACATGGTGAAGGAG GACGATGCTCGGGTTCAGAAAATGACCAAACGCATGCACACGCTGGAGGAGGTAAACAATAATGTCAAGCTATTGAGTGAAATGCTGAGTCATTACGACCGAGACAGGTCATCAGACGCAGACCGTGACCTCATCAAG GAGCTGTATGAGCGCTGCGACAAACTGAGACGCACGGCATTCAAACTGGCCACGGAGACAGAGGACCACGACACTAGTTTAG gtgaAATTCTTCAGGCCAGTGATGAGCTGGAGAGAGTTATAAGCCTGTATAAGAAGGTTGTAAAGGGCGAGACAGATGGAGGAGACACTGAGGAACAGAAACCAGCACTCGGGAAAG GTTGTGAGACAGACACACTCATTGATCTCGGTGGTCTGGATGAACCCCCTGCTCCCCAGACAGCTCCGCCCGTTCAAGTCTCCAGAGCACctttgaccaatcagactgcCTGCAGCATTCCGGTGATCCCGCCCCCTCCCCGCCGATTGGCTGGAGGATCTGCCAGTCAGACCAGCAGCCCGATTCACAAAGCCTCAGAGCCATCACCAGCCCACTCTCTGCTCGACGATGAGCTGCTGTCCCTAG GGTTGAATGAACCTCCTCCGGTACAGAGCAGACCAAAACTGGAGGACGTGTCCAACCAGTGGACGTCTTTACAG gcTCCGGCTCCTCCTGGACTCGACCTGTTCTCTGGTGGAGCAGCAGCACCAGGCACCATGTTTCCTCCTACACACACCTCAGGACACCCCACACACCCCGCACACCCTGACATGGTGACTCAGGGGCTGCAGGATCTCACCATGCTGAACCTGGGAGATGTGAAGAG TGTCTCAGGTCAGCCCGTCATGGCCGCAGGTGTTGGTTTGGGTTTCGCCGtgccctcctctctctcctcctccaatCCGTTTATCAGCTCCACCATGCCCGGCTCGCCCCTGCGCTCTCTACAGGGAACCCCTGCGCGCTCTGAGGCATCCCTCAGCAACCTGCATGTTCCCCTGGACTCCATCAAAACCA gtaaggCTCTTCCTGTGACTGCGTACGATAAAGACGGAGTGCGTGTCCTCCTGCACTTTGGCACTGAGTGTCCTCCTGGGAGACCGGATGTCCTCGTCATGGTGGTGTCCATGCTGAACACGGCTCCTCTCGCAGTGAAGAACATCGAGCTACAGGCTGCAGTGCCGAag TCTATGAAGGTGAAGCTTCAGAGTCCATCAGGAGCCGAGCTGGCGCCCTTTAACCCCGTCCTGCCCCCTTCCTCCATCACACAGGTCATGCTTCTCGCTAACCCGCTTAAG gagaaGGTGCGTCTGCGCTATAAGCTGATGTTCCTCCTCGGTGAGAGACAGTACTGTGAAGTGGGTGAGCTGGATCAGTTTCCTCCGCCAGAGAGATGGGGAAACCTGTag
- the gga3b gene encoding ADP-ribosylation factor-binding protein GGA3 isoform X1: MAYQEGETLESWLNKATHPTNRQEDWEYIIGFCDQINKELEGPQIAVQLLVHKIHSPQEWEALQALTVSDHSAYTHTHTHTHTRLHRALVGRVLYLLQVLEACMKNCGRRFHNEVAKYRFLNELIKVVSPKYMGEGVSERVKTKIIEMLYSWTVAFPNEAKISEAYQTLRRQGLISSDPELTADKTLIPSPPSRPKNPVFDNEDMGKLLAELLRSKNPEDLQEANRLIKNMVKEDDARVQKMTKRMHTLEEVNNNVKLLSEMLSHYDRDRSSDADRDLIKELYERCDKLRRTAFKLATETEDHDTSLGEILQASDELERVISLYKKVVKGETDGGDTEEQKPALGKGCETDTLIDLGGLDEPPAPQTAPPVQVSRAPLTNQTACSIPVIPPPPRRLAGGSASQTSSPIHKASEPSPAHSLLDDELLSLGLNEPPPVQSRPKLEDVSNQWTSLQAPAPPGLDLFSGGAAAPGTMFPPTHTSGHPTHPAHPDMVTQGLQDLTMLNLGDVKSVSGQPVMAAGVGLGFAVPSSLSSSNPFISSTMPGSPLRSLQGTPARSEASLSNLHVPLDSIKTSKALPVTAYDKDGVRVLLHFGTECPPGRPDVLVMVVSMLNTAPLAVKNIELQAAVPKSMKVKLQSPSGAELAPFNPVLPPSSITQVMLLANPLKEKVRLRYKLMFLLGERQYCEVGELDQFPPPERWGNL, translated from the exons ATGGCGTACCAGGAAGGCGAGACGCTCGAATCGTGGCTTA ACAAAGCCACTCACCCAACTAACAGGCAGGAGGACTGGGAGTACATCATCGGCTTCTGTGACCAGATCAACAAGGAACTGGAAGG tcCGCAGATCGCTGTACAGCTTCTTGTTCACAAAATCCACTCACCTCAGGAATGGGAGGCTCTCCAGGCATTAACTGTGAGTGATCactcagcatacacacacacacacacacacacacacacacgcttacacagAGCTCTGGTCGGACGTGTTCTTTATCTCCTGCAGGTGTTGGAGGCCTGCATGAAGAACTGTGGGAGACGGTTTCACAACGAAGTGGCCAAATACAGGTTTTTAAATGAGCTCATCAAAGTGGTCTCCCCCAAG TACATGGGAGAAGGCGTCTCTGAGAGAGTGAAGACTAAGATTATTGAAATGCTGTACAGCTGGACTGTAGCGTTCCCTAACGAGGCCAAAATAAGTGAAGCGTACCAAACACTGAGGAGACAAG GACTCATCTCATCAGACCCCGAGCTGACGGCTGATAAAACTCTGATCCCGTCTCCACCTTCTCGCCCCAAAAACCCAGTGTTCGACAACGAGGACATGGGCAAG ttgTTGGCGGAGCTGCTCCGGAGTAAGAACCCTGAGGATCTGCAGGAGGCCAACAGGCTGATCAAGAACATGGTGAAGGAG GACGATGCTCGGGTTCAGAAAATGACCAAACGCATGCACACGCTGGAGGAGGTAAACAATAATGTCAAGCTATTGAGTGAAATGCTGAGTCATTACGACCGAGACAGGTCATCAGACGCAGACCGTGACCTCATCAAG GAGCTGTATGAGCGCTGCGACAAACTGAGACGCACGGCATTCAAACTGGCCACGGAGACAGAGGACCACGACACTAGTTTAG gtgaAATTCTTCAGGCCAGTGATGAGCTGGAGAGAGTTATAAGCCTGTATAAGAAGGTTGTAAAGGGCGAGACAGATGGAGGAGACACTGAGGAACAGAAACCAGCACTCGGGAAAG GTTGTGAGACAGACACACTCATTGATCTCGGTGGTCTGGATGAACCCCCTGCTCCCCAGACAGCTCCGCCCGTTCAAGTCTCCAGAGCACctttgaccaatcagactgcCTGCAGCATTCCGGTGATCCCGCCCCCTCCCCGCCGATTGGCTGGAGGATCTGCCAGTCAGACCAGCAGCCCGATTCACAAAGCCTCAGAGCCATCACCAGCCCACTCTCTGCTCGACGATGAGCTGCTGTCCCTAG GGTTGAATGAACCTCCTCCGGTACAGAGCAGACCAAAACTGGAGGACGTGTCCAACCAGTGGACGTCTTTACAG gcTCCGGCTCCTCCTGGACTCGACCTGTTCTCTGGTGGAGCAGCAGCACCAGGCACCATGTTTCCTCCTACACACACCTCAGGACACCCCACACACCCCGCACACCCTGACATGGTGACTCAGGGGCTGCAGGATCTCACCATGCTGAACCTGGGAGATGTGAAGAG TGTCTCAGGTCAGCCCGTCATGGCCGCAGGTGTTGGTTTGGGTTTCGCCGtgccctcctctctctcctcctccaatCCGTTTATCAGCTCCACCATGCCCGGCTCGCCCCTGCGCTCTCTACAGGGAACCCCTGCGCGCTCTGAGGCATCCCTCAGCAACCTGCATGTTCCCCTGGACTCCATCAAAACCA gtaaggCTCTTCCTGTGACTGCGTACGATAAAGACGGAGTGCGTGTCCTCCTGCACTTTGGCACTGAGTGTCCTCCTGGGAGACCGGATGTCCTCGTCATGGTGGTGTCCATGCTGAACACGGCTCCTCTCGCAGTGAAGAACATCGAGCTACAGGCTGCAGTGCCGAag TCTATGAAGGTGAAGCTTCAGAGTCCATCAGGAGCCGAGCTGGCGCCCTTTAACCCCGTCCTGCCCCCTTCCTCCATCACACAGGTCATGCTTCTCGCTAACCCGCTTAAG gagaaGGTGCGTCTGCGCTATAAGCTGATGTTCCTCCTCGGTGAGAGACAGTACTGTGAAGTGGGTGAGCTGGATCAGTTTCCTCCGCCAGAGAGATGGGGAAACCTGTag